In the genome of Mus caroli unplaced genomic scaffold, CAROLI_EIJ_v1.1 scaffold_22331_1, whole genome shotgun sequence, one region contains:
- the LOC110289160 gene encoding H-2 class I histocompatibility antigen, K-K alpha chain-like — translation MAPRTLLLLLAAALAPTQTRASPHSLRYFYTAVSRPGLREPRFIIVGYVDDTQFVRFDSDAENPRYEPRARWMEQEGPEYWEEETQIAKGNEQRFRVNLRTALRYYNQSAGDSHTIQRMSGCEVGSDGRLLRGYEQFAYDGRDYIALNEDLKTWTAADMAAQITRRKWEQAGDAERYRAYLEGECVEWLRRYLELGNATLLRTGPLTLRWEPPPSTDSNMVTIAVLIVLGAVIVIGAMVAFLMKRRRDTGGKGGDYAPAPGREGSQTSDMSLPVCKA, via the exons ATGGCACCGCGCAcgctgctcctgctgctggcgGCCGCCCTGGCCCCGACTCAGACGCGCGCGA GCCCACACTCGCTGCGATATTTCTACACCGCCGTGTCCCGGCCTGGCCTCAGGGAGCCCCGGTTCATTATCGTCGGCTACGTGGACGACACGCAGTTCGTGCGCTTCGACAGCGACGCTGAGAATCCGAGATATGAGCCGCGGGCGCGGTGGATGGAGCAGGAGGGGCCGGAGTATTGGGAGGAGGAGACACAGATCGCCAAGGGCAATGAGCAGAGATTCCGAGTGAACCTGAGGACCGCGCTGCGCTACTACAACCAGAGCGCGGGCG ACTCTCACACGATCCAGCGGATGTCCGGCTGTGAGGTGGGGTCGGACGGGCGCCTCCTCCGCGGGTATGAGCAGTTCGCATACGACGGCCGCGATTACATTGCCCTGAACGAAGACCTGAAAACGTGGACGGCGGCGGACATGGCGGCGCAGATCACCCGACGCAAGTGGGAGCAGGCTGGTGATGCAGAGAGATACAGGGCCTACCTGGAGGGCGAGTGCGTGGAGTGGCTCCGCAGATACCTGGAGCTCGGGAATGCGACGCTGCTGCGCACAGGT CCCCTCACCCTGAGATGGg AGCCTCCTCCATCCACTGACTCCAATATGGTGACCATTGCTGTTCTGATTGTCCTTGGAGCTGTGATAGTCATTGGAGCTATGGTGGCTTTtttgatgaagaggaggagagacaCAG GTGGAAAAGGAGGGGACTATGCTCCAGCTCCAG GCAGAGAAGGCTCCCAGACCTCTGATATGTCTCTCCCAGTTTGTAAAG CATGA